Part of the Schaalia odontolytica genome is shown below.
GCCGTCCTTGCTGACGGTTGCGGTGATGACGTTGAGGCCGGTTTCGAGGTCGAGGTTGGAGACCCGTCCGTCGGCATCGGGGGTGGCGCCGTTGATGGTGACACTCGCGCCTTCGACCGTGCGGATGCGCGCGGAGACGGTCTTGGCGTGGAAGTATCCGGTGGCCTGGTAGGTGTGGGTGCCGGGAGCGAAGTCGACCGGCTTGCCGGGTTCGCCGTAGGGCAGCTGGTCGATGACGAAGTCGACGACGAGGTTGTCAACGCCCGATCCGGTGGCCGGCGTGTCGGGGTGTGGAACGGTCGGCCGGGGGCCAGCGTTGCCGCCTCCACCCTGATCGGTGCCGTAGGAGGTGATCGCGTTGCCGTCGGAGTCGCAGGGCAGAAGCTTGATGTCGCTGAGCGCCATGTCGGACTTGCCCGGAGCCAGGGAGCGCAGGCCTGCCAGGGCGATGACGCGCTTGGTCGTGGCCTTGAAGGTCACGTACTGTTCCTTGTTGCCGAAGGTCAGGTTCGTGCCGTGCGTGACCTCGGTACCGCCCTCCCAGGTTCCCTGCGCGACGGATTTCTTCCAGTCGGCGAACGAGGCGCTGGAGGCGGGGTTGCCGGGATCCTCGTCGAAGGCGAAGACGCGGTACTCGCCCGGGAACTGGTCGTTTCCGAGTGTCGAGTCGTATGTCGGACGGGGGGTCAGGCCCAGGCCGCAGACCTGGGTGCCGGGGGTTGGGTTCTGGACGGCGAGGGCGTGGGGGTAGGTGTCCAGGCCTCCCTTCCACTTGGTGGTCCAGAAGGTCTTGGTTGCGTCCGTTCGCGCGCTGTCATCGTCGGTGAGGGCTGCAATGGTGCCGTTGGGGGCGCTTTCTCCGACCTTTTCCTCGGACGTAGCCCACAGGACGGTCGGGTGATAGGGGGTTTCGGGAGCGGCGACGGCCGCCGTGGGTGCCAGCCCGAGCATGGTGGCCGCGAGTACCGGGGCTCCAAGGGCTGCGATGATGGGTCTATTCCCCATGAGAGTAACTCCTTCGTCAGTATGGGGGGCCAGGGCAGGGATCCGTCGTCGAGCGAGTGTGGACCCACAGAACCTAACACGTGTTAGCTTTTGTGACTCATCCTCCTTTCTGCCAGTGAAACATCCTCGCGGGCGACGCGCGCGAGGGCGACGTCAGAACTTCAGCCCACCGTCCTCGATGCCGCGGAAGAAGAACTTCTGGCTGAAGGCAAAGACCACGACGACGGGAACCATTGCGACGACCGCGCCGGCCAGGACGAGCTGATAGGTGACGCCCTGGGGCGAATTCTGAATCGCCGTGAGCGTGAGCATCAGGGTCTGCTTCTCGGGATCGGGCAGCATGAGCAGCGGGAAGATGAAGTCGGACCATGCGCCGATGAACGAGGTCAGGCCAACGACCGTCAGAGTGCCGCGCACCTGGGGCAGGAAGATCGACCAGAAGCGGCGCAGCTCACCGGCACCGTCGATGAGCGCCGCATCCTCGATCTCATCGGGGATGCCCATGAAGGCCGCACGCATCATGAGGATCTGGAAGGGGCCGATCATCGCAACCATCCACACGCCGGGAAGGGTGTTGTACAGGTCGAGGTTGACCATCATCTTGAACAGGGAGAGCATGATCGACTCAAACGGGAAGATCATGGCGGACAACACGACGAAGTACATGATGTTGCGCCCGGTCCATCCGCGCCGCGAGAGCATGTAGCCACCCACGCAGGACAGGATGACGTTGGAGGTGACGGTCAGGGCCGCGATGATCGCCGAGTTGCGGATCGAACCCAGGATGTTGGTGCGCTCGAAGAGCACGACGAAGGAATCCAGCGACCACTGCTGCGGCAGCAGCGTTGCTCCCTGCCCGAAGACGGATTCCCCGGGGGCCTTGAACGCTGCCATGAGCGGGAGCACTAGGGGGCCGACCAGAATGATCGCAACGACGACCAGGAGAATGTAGCGGCCGACGAGGGCGCCGCCGCGCATCTGGCGCGATGCGACGTTGCGGCTCTGACGCTCGAGACGGCGTTCCTTGCGCCACTGGGCGAAACGCGCGCCCAGCGAGGTTGAATCGGACTGCGAAACTGCGGTGCTCATGAGTCTTCAGCCTTCCTCTGCAGGCTCTGCGAAGCGATGATGAAGCCGAAGGTGATGAGGAAGAGGCACACCGACGCGGCGTCGCCCTGCCCCAGGGATCCGAAGGTGGGATCGACTATTCGGTCGCGAATGTACATGGTGAGCGTCTTGGTCGGCGAGGCCGAGCCACCGAGCAGGTAGACCTCGGTGAAGATCTTCAGGCAGCCGATCGTCGTCAGGGTCGCCACCAGGAACATCATGACCTTGACGCCGGGGACGGTCACGGTCAGGAAGCGACGGACGGGACCGGCCCCGTCCAGCTCGGCGGCCTCGTACAGGGACTTGTCGACGTTCGCCAGGGCCGACAAGTAGAGGATCATGTAGTAGGGCAGGCCCTGCCAGAGGGTGATGATCATCGCGCAG
Proteins encoded:
- a CDS encoding carbohydrate ABC transporter permease, which encodes MSTAVSQSDSTSLGARFAQWRKERRLERQSRNVASRQMRGGALVGRYILLVVVAIILVGPLVLPLMAAFKAPGESVFGQGATLLPQQWSLDSFVVLFERTNILGSIRNSAIIAALTVTSNVILSCVGGYMLSRRGWTGRNIMYFVVLSAMIFPFESIMLSLFKMMVNLDLYNTLPGVWMVAMIGPFQILMMRAAFMGIPDEIEDAALIDGAGELRRFWSIFLPQVRGTLTVVGLTSFIGAWSDFIFPLLMLPDPEKQTLMLTLTAIQNSPQGVTYQLVLAGAVVAMVPVVVVFAFSQKFFFRGIEDGGLKF